From the genome of Oncorhynchus masou masou isolate Uvic2021 chromosome 15, UVic_Omas_1.1, whole genome shotgun sequence:
AAATCTAGAAATATTGATCTTTGGGGTTATGTCATTACAGCCGTTGGTTTTGACACAGCTGTGAAACATATCTAAGGACGTCAATTCTGTCAACTCATTCATTTAAAACTATCAATAAGGGGAAAGTGCTTATTCCTGATATACCTCAGATTTTATAACCTGACGGCACATTTGGAAAACTGCCTTCTGCCAGCTCAAATCATATTAGTAATAACACTGACAAATCATTAACAAAAAGCACCAAAATATCTTCAGATTATTGTTTTTGTCCGGAGTCTTCTGaaatgaacaaaaaaataaaccaCAACCAAAAATCCCTAAATGAAAACCATTTCCTCCACAATCTCAGACATTCTAACCGTCTGATTATTTCTAGAAAACCTAAAAGGATCACCTTGAATGGCTTCCGAAACCCAGAAGAAACTAAAAGAAATTGAACAATAAAGCAAACAATTCAACGGAAATTGAACAAATTAATCATGTAAAGCTGGCAAAAGGCTTGGATATATAAGTAGTACATTCTATAAGAATTGCAAATACAATTACAAGCAACATTTAAAACACACCACGCACTAATTGCCTGAAAAGCCATAATGCTTTAAGTTCCTTCCCTCTAAGTGCCTGTCTGGCTCCTCTGCCCCTATGCCAGGGGAGGAACCAAGACACCACACAGGAAGGAAATGTCCCAAGGCGGGCCGCACAGCAGCCCAGTAAAACTATCAGAGTCCGTGTGCCACTGAAACAAAAATACAGTGACATCACAGTCCGATACCAAACACGGGTCCCCACCAGCCTTTCAGATACCGAGGCACGGCGGGGACGAGGATACCAAAGGAGCCGGTCACCTAGTAGGCAACCTGAAGCGGACACCAAGGGGTGTCTGGGTACAGCAAACAGTGCACAGACTTAAACCTGgaacacaaggagagagagaaagagacatggaggTTAGATTAACAGAGAAAAAAAGATATACCCTCTTTACAGTCAAGACAGTTCAAGTAGAGTAGGTTTGCCATTTGTGTATTAGTGGTCATGCAGAGTGTAATGTCTCACCTTGATGGGTCTTCCTCCACAGGGAACGCCCCTTTCATATTGATGATGTTCCTCTTGTTCTCAAACATTCCATAACTCAATGTGATCTGGAATAAGCAAATACGGGAAAGAAATAAGCAACCCTTCCCAATAAGTTCTGATAAATAATTAAACTCTATTCTCACAGTGAAACGACGGACGGACACACGTTCACATCTCACCTGTTTGTGAAGTTCAGATCTGGACACCTGTTGCAGGTTCTCCAGATGGGAGTGGAAGAAGTTGCTGCGGGTCAGAGGCACCCCCAGCACTGACTCGATGATGTAGCCGATGGTGCAGTCGTCAGGCAGACGAATCTTCTCTGCCGTGTTCATAAAATGGCCGCCACTGGCCCATGGGCTCATCTTCAAAGCCAGGCCTCGACTCACACAGAAGCCGGCTCCCCCAGTAGCAAACCAGAAGTTTACTGGTCTCTGgaagaagagaaaaaaaagagacagCGAGCATGTTAAGTTGTTGTTGTTATGCAACCTTTCTGAAGCATCTCAAACTTCTAATAACCAATTGAAAAGTTGTCATAGGCCAGGAGGGCTAAGTGCACCTACCATCTTGTTGTCTCCTAGCCTCTCTGTGGCCTCGATGGGCCGGTCCAGGCTGGGCTTGCCAATGTACATGTCCTGGGTGTGGGGGTAGTGGGACAGCAGCTTCACTAGAGTCCTCATGTTAACGTAGTTATCATCATCCACATGACAAAACCACCTAAGAGGGGAAAACATTGTTAAAGCGTTATAATATTTAAATTAGAACAATAATCATTATCAAATCAAGAATGATATACACCCTGGGTAAATTCATCACTTTAAATAGACACTTACTTTTTCCCAGACTCAATGAACTTGTCGTACTCCACAGCCATCTTGCAGGATAGAGCTTGGCGGCTGTGTGCTGCTGAACAGTTGGTGTTGATGGCGTGACTCCCTGTAGGAACAATGAGGGAGGAGATGGTGAGTTACAAACTAGTACCTTACTAGCTAGTTAATGCAAGTAATTGTAACTATAGCGCTGTTAGAGCCTTAACGCCATCTGCCACTAAGACTACATGCCCCAGGAGCTCAAAGCAACACATTCCATGGGGATTAAAATAGGGGCTTGGTTTCTCACTATCAAATCTGGATGTTTAATGATAAACTAATTCCAGCTATTGTTCAGGTTAAGATAAATATAAAATGAGAACTAAAATGCTTCTAAAAAATCCAAAACCCACCAACTTTCTTCTTCAGCTCCTCATCTTCTCCGTCTGTGAAGATGTATGTCTGAAAAGGAAGGAAAATGCATCAGATCACATTGTGGGAGTGGAAATCCATGAAATCAAAGCCCCTTACAGAACATGTGGTGGCACAACAATCAACTGGAGTCCAAACTACAGATGTCCTTGTTCACCATACATCGAATTCAGTGTGATAACCATCTATCAGCAGTCGTTTATGCATGTGGAGAACACATGGAGTTAAACAAGCTCCACTCTAATAAAGGCCTCTTGTGCaaggttcccctctctccatggcAACTGTGCAGGTCCCCCAAAAGTATCCCAGATATAGAACAAAGAGGGAGGCAACCATCTCGACACCACTGACCCCCAACACCATTAAGACCCAATTCCATTCTGGATCTGTACCCACTCCCTAGCTCCAACATGTTGACTAGAAATAGAAATCGATGGCCATCATTCAGATATGATCATTTCAGCACCACCTGTGTGACACACAGTAAGGTCTTAGCAGCCAAAGAATAATGCTGTCAAGGTTAGAACGCTGCAGGCTGGTGTTTAGTTAACAACAAAAGGCAGCCTCAGTGGCACACTTAAAAGAGCAGGGATTAGGAGTTGTTTTATGGTGGGTAGGGTTTAGCAGGTGCCAGGCAGCCCTCCCCCAGTCAGACAGGGCTGATGAAAGGGCCCCCGTggcctgtgtgtgtctgccgttgcctgtttgtgtgtgtgtgtgtgtctgccgttgcctgtttgtgtgtgtgtgtgtctgccgttGCCCGTTTACTCTTCCCCTCGTGAGACAGCACCTGCCTTATCTCCGCCGCATGCCCCAACACGCCAGGTAGCAGCGCCCACTCAgcccactccctccttcccttcctcgcTGCTCGCGACCTCCCAACAGTTTATGACAACTGAACCAACCCCGCATTTCCACTAATTGCTTTCTGCCAATGACTGTTGAGCAGCAACAGCCATCTGAGATCTGTATCTTAACAGTGGGGCTGGCTAAGTTCATGCCAGAGGGCGATAAGGCAAAGACATTCACTTTTCTAATAACTCCCCTCCCATTTCTACAGTTCAGTACTATCTGCCATTGGTGCCAAAGATTTATCTGATTGGTTTGCACAACAAACAGGGAGCAGATGTTGTGCGACGGATGCTGCAAGGCCCTGGGCCTGTGTTTGTTTAAGGAAGGGTGGTGGTTTCACTGATAAAGGGATCATAGGCTGGCGCTGTTTGCTTTAAGTCCCGCTGAATGGACAGCCTAATCACTGAGGCAGCTGCCAGAGCGACCTGGGTACTGACAGACAGGGGTCGagtggggctgatagagagggggggggtctcACTGCTGATTAGTAAATCCAAATATGTGTGTGGTCATTCACCCCCGCTTCAAGCTTCTACCCATCCCCCGTTCACTACCTCTCTCACCACCCCATACGCTGTACCTCTTCAATAGAACAATGCCGGGTGTTTTCATGCTGGGTGAATTCTAACTATGTTTGCTGGTATTTGCATACAGCTGCAGCAGTTAACTAAAGAGAAGTCTCCAAAGGGCTAAATGGCTTTTGTCTTAACTGAAACATTAAAGTCACTGGAATACTAATTCATTCACCCCCATAATTTCATAAATAACAAGTCCTGCCCCATGAGGAGAATAACCCGTTGTTTTtttatgatgggggtgggggggactgCATTCCTCCCCACCAAAGGAAGGCCTGGCACAGCCCAGTCTGAGCAGAGCATggtgcctggctggctgtctcaaGATCCCCGGGAAGGAAGGGCACGGACTGCACTCCCCTCCACACATCTCCCTCCATCAACAGCCACGTACTCCACCCCCCTCACTCAACCATGTCGCGTTCTCCCTTCCCTTTAGCCTTTAGCACAGCACTAAAGTCACTGGAGTGTGGATTACAGTACAGGACAGAGAACAGGCCACCTACAGACACACAATGACACTTTCCCACTCTCTGACCAGCTGGATATTCAGACTCATTCCTTCATACTGTGAAAGGCTTTTTGATTAACTCAATGGAGCCAAGTCTTCTTCAGAACTGCCAGACGTACAGACGCTCGTTTTGGGAGTGCTGGCGAATTAGTATAATTTCAATTAAAAATGGAATGCATATCAAACCACTATGTCACTGCCAGTGCCAGGCTACCAGCTGTTCTGTCCAGACACCACCAAAGTCAATACCCTTATAATGCCCATTGATGTGTAGTTTATAGCTAGATTTCAACCTGTGTTTTGTAGCTAGTTATGTACTGCAGAGCCCAGAGTACTACAAGCCAGAAAACGCTGTTGCTGCACAGTTTGTTCTCTCATTGTTGTGAGGCTCACTCACGAGGGAAGCTGCATTGTTCCAGGGGGGGAAATCTGCTGAAACACCGGAAACAACGGCCTACTATTTGAACAACCCATGCATAATAAcaagttgtaaaaaataaaaaggtgTTTATCATATTATGTCACAGTACTTCTGCTTACTCACTAACTTATGACTCACAAAAAAATGGGCCTTTCACTACACCAACTATTCTTTGAACCAAATCATTCCCCCCCCAATAATTTATTTCATTTGATGTAATAAAAAACAAACTTCTGACCATGATACTAAATTAGATATATTATTCTGCCAGACACAGTAAGCCACAGGCACAATTCTATCATGGTAATCACAGATTGGATCTACCCTCTATTTACATGTAAACATTATCTGATAGCACGTCCGTTGGCTTAAGGAATTAGGCAAACAGAAAAAGTGTATCTCCTGTGCTGGAAATACAAATCAGGGCTCTGATCTGCCCAGTTTACAGTTCTAGTCAGGCCTCACCtgctggcagaatgccatgataTCTCTACCAGCTCCAGACACCAGCTCCAGACACCAGCTCCAGACACCAGCTCCAGACACCAGCTCCAGACACCAGCTCCAGACACCAGCTCCAGACACCAGCTCCAGACACCAGCTACAGACACCAGCTACAGACACCAGCTACAGACACCAGCTACAGACACCAGCTACAGACACCAGCTACAGACACGATCAACTGGATTCAGTCAGCTGAGCTCCACAGGTGTTCATCAATTGAGCATTATCATATAGCCTGGGTGCAGATGTCCATGTGTGCTGGGAATGACCTGATTCCTATGACTGGCATTAGAACCATCCTTTGTTCTCTAACTTCTGGCCACCTGTCAGCCTTCCTCCAGGAACTCCCATTTGTATTGTGGGCCCAGGCTGTCCTTTACGCCGGCACTGGCTCCCACCAGCTGCCTGATTAAACCCTGCAGTTAAcccatctcagagagagagagagagttgacttACATCATCCACTACAGAGAGCACAACACACTCAATGTCCATGTAAACTGCTACTCCCCAAACTCTGTTGACAGCCCATCTTACTGAGCATAAACCTGTCCTGAAGTAGGGGGGGGTCTAGGACAGATGTCAGATAGACTTCCCCTGTATCGTTCCCCTATACCGGATGTAGTAAACTCACCACAGACCATTATAGAATGGAGGAgtttttggagggagttttttGAATGGGctattgtatttgatcatgtgaTGCATCTTATGTGTTCAAAGTACCATTTTCTCACCCCACTTCCTCTGCATACAAAGAGAGGCAGTGTTGCCATGACTAACCTTCAAAACAACCAAAACAGAGTGGGGTTTGGtttgggatggagagaagagttCTCAAAAGAAGGTGGATAAAGAATGTGTGATTGTGCCCCGAGGAGAATTCAATTTACTTTTGAAAAATATGCGTGACAACTCTGGGTAGTGGATAAAAGCACTATGACTAGCCTCTGTTTCCTCTCGACTATGGCTGTGAGTGCCTTTGTGCACCAGTCGAAAACAGCTTGGTTCTCAGGGCTGCATTTTCATACTCAGCGTGCTACTCCCAGCACAAACTTCCTTATAGATGCACCCCTTTGTCCCAAGCATCCCCTTAACGAATCCCCCCCAGTTTTCCCATCCCTTGGCTGCTGGACCCAGACTCAGCTCCCACGTTTCCATGGGGTCGGCTGAGACAAGGGGGCTGGGAAAGCTGTTCTTCCCCCCTTCAGAAAGACGCTTTGTTAGCCCTGGAAAGGGGACAGCACTGGAGCTGCTGCTGTGAGACATATATTGCACCAGGGCATTCACAGGGACTCCCAAaagagggggtgaaagagagaggaaatgaggggGGTGCAAAGACTTGAAACTGCACCCTATGTTCTCAGGGGCATCACTCAAGGCAGAATAAAAAGTGACAGAGCCTAAGGAACTATGCACAACTACAAGGGTAACATGGACAGTTCAGGATCAAACAGTTATCACCCATTTCACCTGACATGAGTGGACAATATGTTTGAGTGGGTCAGCCGTAACACAACTCTCATTGGTGGCTTGTTGTAAAAGCATATTTTATGGGAGAATATTAGGTTTTTTGTAAAAGCATTGTGGTAAATTGCCTAGCCTAAGCCTACTAAAAGAAACCTATTGGAGATATGTGATTGTTTTATTCTAGGTCATGTCCATGGAATATTTCAAATTAACCATATTCTTCTGATAATAATGTAGTATTGTTGGCTTACCTGCTGCATGTTTCTAGAGATCCAGGTATCCAGAAGGAGATTCAGTCGAGACTGATGGAACTTCTTTGTGGTCTTGACAGCGATGAAGATGTCATCTGCACTGATGTCCTCTGCGGGGGACGCATCTGTCGCTGACTGAGCGGACCCTGCAGGCTTGTCCGCCTCTCTCCGTCCCCGGGTCAACTTGGAAAAATACGCAGAGAATCCTTTTTTCGTCTGCGCCTCCGAGTTGACCTGTTGCTGAACAGTCTTCACTCCGTCCGTAGCCAAGGTGTCCGTGCTCTGGAGTGAGCgcgtccccatctctctctggttTGGAACCTCATCTACCTCAACTCTTTGATGCTGCGCGACTACCAAGAGCAACATAAAACAGGTGAATAGTCCACTTGTTATAGAAACAACCGTTTTCTTACCATAACTTTTCGACATGTTGATATATTTCAAAACTACAATATGTAGTTGTATACTGAGAATAACCTAAATTGAAAGTCCATATAGTAATTCTCTCCAGATAGAACAAAGAAATCAAACAGCCGTCCCGTGCGTCTGCATTATTGTAATACAATGCAATTTTGTCCTAGCCCAACTTTATAACCTACCCTTCAAGCTAGCCACGCCTCATGGGCGGTCTGTAATGTGCCATTGCGCTATATTGTGGGGACGCTGAGAAAAGACCCTCCCCCCGGGCAGATCTAAATCGTAGACACGCCCACGAtatgaggcgtgtgtgtgtgtgtgtgtgtgtgtgtgtgtgtgtgtgtgtgtgtgtgtgtgtgtgtgtgtgtgtgtgtgtgtgtgtgtgtgtgtgtgtgtgtgtgtgtgtgtgtgtgtgtgtgtgtgtgtgtgtgtgaaataaatTATTTTAAGCCCCTTGTTACTTTTGAATTCCTTGCCCGCCAAAGTTTTCACCTTCTGCTTAGCCTACAGCTATTTTCTATAGGCACTTTGCTTGTTCTTGAATCTACTATAAGTTGGCCTTTATAGTAATTTGGTAAATAGAACATCAAATATGATGCTGTGTGAGCACGTGACATATACATTTGAATAAAGAAGTATTCTTTTCTGGAGGAtaaaaaggttgcaagttcaaatccccgagctgacaagttatacatctgtcgttctgcccctgaaccctgaacaggcagttaacccactgttcctaggccatcattgaaaataagaattctttcttaactgacttgcctagttaaataaaggtcaaataaaaaagaaAAATGGCATCAGATCCTAAGGTTTTCCTTATCAGGGAAGTCCCATGACAGTTACAGATAAGAGGGAAATATTTACTCTAAGAAAGCAGCAGGTGGACATTGTTTATGTTTTCAGTTAGCACCTTGTCTGCAGCTGGTGATGGTGAAGAGTAAGCCTTTTTCAACTAGGCTTGAATAATGAACAAACCTATCTGGCTTTAGTTGGCCCGTTGGGAAGAACATCTGAGCCTCACAATCTACAAGAGATGGTGCCTGACTGAATACATCTGGACTATATTTAGGCCACTTATACAAACATCCTTGTGAATGAAACATTTCTTTAGTTTGGTTACAGAGCAGGATTAGGAGTTTACAATGATTGATTAGGCCTTTCATTTAGAACCGGTGGATTCTGTAACATTTGGCTACGTTCAACGTCTTACAAATGTCTCTCAGATATAAAAAAGTTGGACTCCTCATTGAAATTCTTTGTGAACTCATTCAAATTCTGCCAAGTGTGGACAGCTTGTTCACCAGCCAAGCAAATGCAATTATTCTGCATTGACCTTGTAAGGGCTTTAAACAGTTGGCAATTCCTCAGCCCTTGTTATTTAAATTCTGTCTCTCAACCAGTGGGGTGGCTGACCCCTAGACTTGACATGAGTTCCAGCAGACCGACTGCCATGCAGCTGGCAGTGACAGGTCTGAATACCCACACTCACTCCcaccagtctcagtctcagaccAGAGAATGGCCAATGGACCAAGCAAACTATTGGATGAAAATTATAATCTCATGTTACTAAATTTAAAAAACAGTTTGATGTAAAAAAGCACGTGAATCGTGTGAAATCATCTTTTGGTTATAGGGGTTAGCTTTGAAGTGATATTAAGAATATTCTAACACTGACTATCCTTATTTGCCGTCATCTCGCTAAAGCCCTACCCCACCCCTTCTATTGTTGAGCTAAGTAAACCAGAGTAAATTGGTATGGCTACAACCTTTATACTTCTAGTCCTCTTTTTTAACCGGCATCCCAAGGACTGGTTGAGCTAAAAGAGGACACATTGTGAGATGAAGGAGAAGAACCAGtaagagaacacactgtgagatggaagagaagaaccagtaagagaacacactgtgagatggaagagaagaaccagtaagagaacacactgtgagatgGAAGAGAAGAACCATTAAGAGAACACACGTTGACATGGAGAAGAACCAGtaagagaacacactgtgagaCGGAGGGGAAGAACCAGtaagagaacacactgtgagatggaagagaagaaccagtaagaga
Proteins encoded in this window:
- the LOC135555683 gene encoding beta-1,3-N-acetylglucosaminyltransferase lunatic fringe isoform X1, whose protein sequence is MSKSYGKKTVVSITSGLFTCFMLLLVVAQHQRVEVDEVPNQREMGTRSLQSTDTLATDGVKTVQQQVNSEAQTKKGFSAYFSKLTRGRREADKPAGSAQSATDASPAEDISADDIFIAVKTTKKFHQSRLNLLLDTWISRNMQQTYIFTDGEDEELKKKVGSHAINTNCSAAHSRQALSCKMAVEYDKFIESGKKWFCHVDDDNYVNMRTLVKLLSHYPHTQDMYIGKPSLDRPIEATERLGDNKMRPVNFWFATGGAGFCVSRGLALKMSPWASGGHFMNTAEKIRLPDDCTIGYIIESVLGVPLTRSNFFHSHLENLQQVSRSELHKQITLSYGMFENKRNIINMKGAFPVEEDPSRFKSVHCLLYPDTPWCPLQVAY
- the LOC135555683 gene encoding beta-1,3-N-acetylglucosaminyltransferase lunatic fringe isoform X2, translated to MAFCQQTYIFTDGEDEELKKKVGSHAINTNCSAAHSRQALSCKMAVEYDKFIESGKKWFCHVDDDNYVNMRTLVKLLSHYPHTQDMYIGKPSLDRPIEATERLGDNKMRPVNFWFATGGAGFCVSRGLALKMSPWASGGHFMNTAEKIRLPDDCTIGYIIESVLGVPLTRSNFFHSHLENLQQVSRSELHKQITLSYGMFENKRNIINMKGAFPVEEDPSRFKSVHCLLYPDTPWCPLQVAY